The following are encoded in a window of Gossypium raimondii isolate GPD5lz chromosome 13, ASM2569854v1, whole genome shotgun sequence genomic DNA:
- the LOC105783631 gene encoding probable beta-1,3-galactosyltransferase 3 — protein sequence MNLKLKLISEGCNPKAKEEKHISKHIIGEVFKTHHAIQTLDKTILSLEMELAAARAAQESLLGGSPLSTDANRAKSSRKRKYLMVIGINTAFSS from the exons ATGAACTTAAAACTTAAACTAATTTCAGAGGGTTGTAATCCAAAAGCT AAAGAAGAAAAGCATATATCCAAACACATCATTGGAGAGGTTTTTAAGACTCACCATGCTATACA AACACTGGATAAGACTATTTTGAGCTTAGAGATGGAATTAGCTGCTGCAAGGGCAGCACAAGAATCTTTACTCGGTGGTTCACCATTATCCACAGATGCGAATAGAGCCAAATCATCTAGGAAGAGAAAGTATCTGATGGTTATAGGAATTAATACCGCTTTTAGCAGCTGA